In the Babylonia areolata isolate BAREFJ2019XMU chromosome 34, ASM4173473v1, whole genome shotgun sequence genome, one interval contains:
- the LOC143277559 gene encoding palmitoyltransferase ZDHHC3-like, producing MVVFRNDPCGIICIIITYSAVIYADYVITRHLVIPTMSDTIWGCVNVVLFNVIVFFIAVSHLRAVFSDPGVVPLPSASMDFSDMHSSHPPGENADGWTVCMKCETYRPPRAHHCRICRRCIRRMDHHCPWINNCVGEYNQKFFIQFLFYVGLSSLYAVGLVIASWLLDPGIRNEGKHLKLIHSIVLMIESILFGLFVLAIGCDQVSSILNDETAVEHVKKDGPRRQPKSKMALCQEIFGRGHPVTWLCPFDLTSTTMPGRDLHAPRQSFIV from the exons ATGGTTGTGTTCAGGAACGATCCCTGTGGTATAATATGTATAATAATTACATATTCTGCTGTAATCTATGCAGATTATGTGATCACCAGACATCTCGTCATCCCAACAATGTCAGATAC GATATGGGGCTGTGTCAACGTGGTTCTCTTCAATGTCATCGTGTTTTTCATCGCTGTCAGTCATCTACGCGCTGTGTTTTCTGACCCCGGAGTGGTCCCCCTTCCTTCAGCCAGCATGGATTTCTCTGACATGCACTCTTCCCATCCGCCTGGCGAAAAT gcTGACGGGTGGACTGTGTGCATGAAGTGTGAGACGTACCGCCCTCCCCGTGCTCACCACTGTCGCATCTGTCGTCGCTGCATTCGTCGGATGGATCATCACTGCCCCTG GATAAACAACTGTGTGGGGGAGTACAACCAAAAGTTCTTCATCCAGTTCCTCTTTTATGTTG GTCTCTCCAGTCTGTATGCGGTAGGTCTGGTCATCGCCAGCTGGCTGCTGGACCCTGGTATCAGAAACGAAGGGAAACATCTTAAatt aatacACTCCATCGTGCTGATGATCGAGTCCATCCTGTTCGGTCTGTTTGTGCTGGCCATTGGCTGTGATCAG GTGTCGTCCATCCTGAACGACGAAACAGCGGTGGAGCACGTGAAGAAGGACGGGCCCAGGAGACAGCCCAAGTCCAAAATGGCCCTGTGCCAGGAGATCTTTGGCCGGG gtcaCCCAGTCACCTGGCTGTGCCCTTTCGACCTGACCTCCACCACCATGCCAGGTCGCGACCTCCACGCCCCCCGCCAATCCTTCATCGTCTGA